In Aquiflexum balticum DSM 16537, a single genomic region encodes these proteins:
- a CDS encoding S8 family serine peptidase yields MELQHDNDPLYPEQYYLNNTGQFGGTVGIDINVLGAWNSIGTFSGECNINVAILDDGVENHEDFDGRVLLGHTIGNPTGFGAPGAGSAHGQACAGIVSATHNNELGIKGVAPYTNIIPVRILGVAADLIDIADAVDWAWDEGLADILSNSWGLGPGNCTLTGVDFNNIIDAYDRARDQGRGGLGSIVVFSSGNHGSCISFPRNINGVITVGAINNNGQIWNYSNTGPEMDLVAPSGDTDLNGNVRTTDRMGNNGYENGNYTNRFGGTSAAAPQVAGVAALMLSVNPNLTEEQVRTILQQTATDMGPIGFDNTFGFGRVNAHAAVQAALPTISGPDYLCSTTTFTLQNAPVGSTVSWTVSPNHLFSGSTSGNGTNASLSPASWGTSGQATLTFSIEGDCGTVESSTEFWVGRAISYIEGPYDMAVNTVENYFATGNPYMGITDYQWSVFPSGYHWIGNQGTNGITLSFSATGLYSLELDVVNPCCARGSEIGIYVYNPWEHFTLYPNPTSDILHISLDLEARGRGGDQDFEVSLYDGQGRELIPAKQAHQEASLDLSRIPKGFYYVHIHYRDALLRRQIRVER; encoded by the coding sequence GTGGAGCTGCAGCATGATAATGATCCTTTATATCCTGAACAATATTATTTGAATAATACAGGACAATTTGGTGGGACAGTTGGAATTGATATTAATGTTTTGGGAGCATGGAATAGTATTGGTACTTTTTCTGGTGAATGTAACATCAATGTCGCAATTCTTGATGATGGTGTTGAAAATCATGAAGACTTTGATGGTAGGGTTTTGTTAGGGCATACTATTGGAAACCCTACAGGTTTTGGGGCACCTGGTGCTGGTTCGGCCCATGGGCAGGCATGTGCAGGTATAGTTTCAGCTACGCATAATAATGAATTGGGAATTAAAGGAGTAGCACCTTATACCAATATAATACCAGTGAGAATTTTGGGTGTCGCTGCAGATTTAATTGATATAGCTGATGCAGTTGATTGGGCTTGGGACGAAGGGTTGGCAGATATACTAAGTAATTCATGGGGATTGGGGCCAGGAAACTGTACTCTTACAGGGGTTGATTTTAACAATATTATTGATGCATATGATAGGGCAAGAGATCAGGGAAGGGGAGGTCTTGGTTCAATTGTGGTTTTTTCTTCCGGTAATCATGGGAGCTGCATATCATTTCCCAGAAATATTAATGGAGTTATTACTGTGGGTGCAATTAATAATAATGGACAAATTTGGAATTATAGTAACACAGGGCCCGAAATGGACCTTGTTGCTCCATCCGGTGATACTGATTTAAATGGTAATGTTAGAACTACTGATAGAATGGGTAATAATGGATATGAAAATGGTAATTACACCAACAGATTCGGAGGCACCTCAGCAGCCGCACCTCAGGTCGCAGGTGTTGCGGCTTTAATGCTCTCGGTTAATCCAAATCTGACAGAAGAACAAGTAAGAACTATCTTACAACAGACAGCCACTGATATGGGGCCAATAGGGTTTGATAATACTTTTGGATTTGGCCGTGTAAACGCCCACGCCGCTGTCCAGGCAGCCTTACCCACCATCTCCGGTCCCGACTACCTCTGTTCCACCACTACCTTTACCCTACAGAATGCCCCGGTGGGAAGTACGGTCAGCTGGACAGTCTCCCCAAATCATCTGTTCTCAGGCAGCACATCGGGTAACGGTACAAATGCCAGCCTGAGTCCTGCAAGCTGGGGCACATCCGGACAGGCCACTTTGACCTTTTCTATTGAAGGTGATTGTGGAACCGTGGAATCCTCTACCGAATTCTGGGTCGGTAGGGCCATATCCTATATAGAAGGTCCCTACGACATGGCCGTCAATACGGTGGAGAACTACTTTGCCACCGGCAATCCCTATATGGGCATCACGGATTATCAGTGGTCTGTGTTCCCCTCCGGGTATCATTGGATCGGCAATCAGGGTACCAATGGCATCACCCTGTCCTTCAGCGCGACAGGGCTGTATTCATTGGAACTGGATGTGGTCAATCCCTGTTGTGCCAGGGGCAGCGAGATAGGTATTTACGTCTATAACCCATGGGAGCATTTTACCCTTTACCCCAATCCCACCTCGGATATCCTCCATATCAGTCTGGACCTGGAAGCCCGTGGCAGGGGTGGTGACCAGGATTTTGAGGTCAGTCTCTACGACGGTCAGGGCAGGGAACTGATCCCGGCTAAGCAGGCCCATCAAGAGGCCAGCCTGGATCTCAGCCGTATCCCCAAAGGCTTCTACTATGTCCATATCCACTACAGAGATGCATTGCTTAGAAGACAGATTAGGGTGGAAAGGTAG
- a CDS encoding transposase, whose protein sequence is MTIDERRRRRFSEEFRKEQVCLIESGRVSIIEVSRLHEVKVESVKRWLVRFGKKKLPEKIIVTTGRDIDRLRELEKENRRLLELIGRQQVELVYQKELIILAEEKLGENFKKK, encoded by the coding sequence ATGACAATAGATGAGAGGCGGAGAAGGCGTTTCAGCGAAGAATTCCGTAAAGAACAAGTCTGTCTGATCGAGAGTGGCCGGGTCTCAATAATTGAGGTAAGTAGGCTGCATGAGGTCAAGGTGGAGAGTGTGAAAAGATGGTTGGTCCGTTTCGGTAAGAAGAAGCTTCCAGAGAAGATAATTGTGACTACTGGCAGGGACATTGACAGACTGCGTGAACTTGAGAAGGAAAACCGCAGGTTGCTTGAGCTTATCGGCAGACAGCAAGTTGAACTTGTCTACCAGAAGGAACTGATCATTCTGGCCGAGGAAAAACTTGGAGAAAATTTCAAAAAAAAGTAA
- a CDS encoding DDE-type integrase/transposase/recombinase: MVPLLMSLRGSLSVHGIPMERFYSYVGISRQGFSKAAQRYKEECRMVGEFAVLVKSYRLEKDRRAGSRSVFHNLGIKSGYGIGTNKFERLMSSNGLVLPALNTRIVTTKSSMQSWNYPNLLNGLTINDINMAVVGDLTYINICGRRYFLFCLTDIYSARIVGSGFGESMRAEDAKSAQDQWVGLRGKENLMDCIHHTDGGTQYFSALYLGGLNKLGVRVSCAKNCLMNGYAEQRNGLIKHHLVPTIKAWEKAGLKREFERIIHVYNYERKQEGLGWLSPVEFEKKISGLSEKPGHTLYDFGQNKNGF; the protein is encoded by the coding sequence ATGGTCCCGTTGCTGATGTCGCTCAGGGGAAGTCTGTCAGTGCATGGGATTCCAATGGAAAGATTCTACAGCTATGTCGGCATAAGCCGGCAGGGTTTTTCGAAGGCCGCCCAGCGGTACAAGGAGGAGTGCCGGATGGTTGGGGAGTTTGCCGTACTGGTAAAGTCTTACAGACTGGAGAAAGATAGAAGGGCGGGTTCGAGATCTGTTTTCCACAACCTTGGGATCAAATCCGGGTATGGCATCGGGACAAACAAATTCGAGCGTCTCATGTCGTCAAATGGACTGGTGCTTCCGGCGCTGAACACGAGGATTGTCACCACAAAGTCTTCAATGCAGAGCTGGAACTATCCCAATCTGCTCAATGGACTGACTATCAACGATATAAATATGGCCGTGGTAGGTGATCTGACTTATATCAATATCTGTGGGAGGCGCTATTTTCTTTTCTGCCTGACCGATATTTACAGCGCAAGGATAGTCGGTTCCGGTTTTGGGGAAAGTATGAGGGCAGAGGATGCGAAATCCGCACAGGACCAATGGGTCGGACTCAGAGGGAAGGAGAACCTGATGGACTGCATCCACCACACAGATGGCGGGACCCAATATTTCTCGGCCCTCTACCTCGGAGGCCTAAATAAACTGGGAGTCCGCGTAAGCTGTGCAAAAAACTGTCTGATGAACGGATATGCCGAGCAGAGGAACGGACTGATCAAACACCATCTGGTGCCTACCATAAAGGCATGGGAAAAAGCAGGTCTGAAAAGAGAATTCGAAAGGATCATACATGTTTACAACTATGAGAGAAAACAGGAAGGCCTGGGGTGGCTCAGTCCTGTGGAGTTCGAGAAAAAGATTTCGGGCTTGTCTGAAAAACCCGGTCACACCCTATATGATTTCGGTCAAAATAAAAATGGGTTTTAG
- a CDS encoding S8 family serine peptidase — translation MKNILLFFSLLLLFVIVSSVNKEKLYYWSDGKKHYLSVDKNSMLVKTKLGTDLQALTSRIQKADLSFSASKTVNGEIIIKSKTIPLDIDSIKVEIPEIESAAYGLNFEGEDPPIFINGEILLQAKPGVTIDSILHLIEGEYNSFVTRRYNTFKVLIRDWNNVISLANLIYESDLVSYCHPNFKASVERYQVVPTDPLYPDQYYLNQGNNIDINAPQAWGITQGVREVRVAVIDDGVENHEDIDGRVLPGFTPTNNTGFGAPVAPPPPANLHIIGHGQACAGIISATHNNLGIAGVAPCTQIIPVNIFNDWDIVTDPFGNQWVVFNEDIDDLADAIDWAWDDGEAEILSNSWGFVAQGANFDEITFAINRARTQGRGGLGSVVVFASGNSHSRPECNNCFNGVTFPANVNGVITVGAIYRNGDIWNYSSRGPQMDLVAPSGNLGGNGDVVTTDRMGNLGYDNGNYTDTFGGTSAAAPQVSGVAALMLSVNPNLTEAQVRTILQQTATDMGPSGFDNTFGFGRLNALAAVQAALPTISGPDYLCSTNAFTLQNAPAGSTVSWSVSPTHLFSGSTSGNGTNASLSPASWGSSGQATLTFSIDGGCGVIESSTEFWVGRAVSSIEGPYEMAVNTVENYFATGNPYMGITDYQWSVFPSGYHWIGNQGTNGITLSFSTTGLYSLELDVVNPCGARGSEIGIYVYNPWEHFTLYPNPTSDILHISLDPEDLGKGADQDFEVSLYDGQGRELIPAKPAHQETSLDLSRIPKGFYYVHIRYRDALLRRQIRVER, via the coding sequence ATGAAAAACATTCTACTCTTTTTTAGTTTATTGCTTTTATTCGTAATAGTGTCATCGGTAAACAAAGAAAAACTTTATTACTGGTCTGATGGGAAAAAGCATTACTTGTCAGTTGATAAAAACTCGATGCTTGTAAAGACAAAGCTTGGGACAGACTTACAGGCTTTAACTTCAAGAATTCAAAAAGCTGATTTATCTTTTTCTGCGAGTAAAACAGTAAATGGAGAAATCATAATCAAATCCAAAACGATACCTTTGGATATTGACAGCATAAAAGTGGAAATTCCTGAAATTGAATCTGCAGCGTATGGTCTTAATTTCGAGGGTGAAGACCCCCCCATTTTTATTAACGGAGAGATACTGCTTCAAGCAAAGCCAGGAGTTACCATCGATAGTATCCTTCACTTGATAGAAGGTGAATACAATTCTTTTGTAACAAGGAGGTATAATACCTTTAAAGTATTAATTCGAGACTGGAATAATGTTATTAGCCTCGCTAATTTGATTTACGAAAGTGATCTTGTCAGTTACTGTCACCCAAATTTTAAAGCCTCTGTAGAAAGATATCAGGTGGTTCCAACCGATCCACTTTATCCTGATCAATACTATTTGAATCAGGGAAACAATATTGATATCAATGCCCCCCAGGCTTGGGGCATTACCCAGGGTGTCAGGGAAGTAAGGGTGGCTGTTATTGATGACGGTGTTGAAAACCATGAAGATATTGATGGGAGAGTTCTACCTGGATTTACGCCTACAAATAATACGGGATTTGGAGCACCAGTAGCGCCTCCTCCACCTGCGAATCTACATATAATTGGTCATGGCCAAGCATGTGCCGGTATTATTTCAGCAACTCACAACAATTTGGGTATAGCGGGTGTGGCACCGTGTACACAAATTATTCCAGTGAATATATTCAATGACTGGGACATTGTTACCGACCCTTTTGGTAATCAATGGGTTGTTTTTAATGAAGATATTGATGATTTGGCTGATGCGATAGATTGGGCTTGGGATGATGGTGAGGCGGAGATATTAAGTAATTCCTGGGGTTTCGTTGCCCAAGGAGCTAATTTTGATGAAATCACCTTTGCTATAAACCGTGCCAGAACCCAGGGTAGAGGTGGACTGGGAAGCGTGGTGGTTTTTGCATCGGGAAATTCTCATTCGCGACCTGAGTGCAACAACTGCTTTAACGGCGTAACTTTTCCTGCTAACGTGAACGGAGTGATTACTGTAGGTGCCATTTACAGAAACGGGGATATATGGAATTATAGTAGTCGGGGGCCGCAAATGGATTTGGTAGCTCCCTCTGGAAATTTGGGGGGTAATGGTGATGTAGTCACCACAGACAGGATGGGGAATCTCGGCTATGACAATGGAAATTATACGGATACCTTTGGGGGAACCTCAGCTGCCGCCCCCCAAGTTTCTGGAGTTGCAGCATTAATGCTCTCTGTTAACCCAAACTTGACCGAAGCCCAAGTGAGAACCATTTTACAGCAAACTGCAACGGATATGGGGCCAAGCGGTTTTGATAATACTTTCGGTTTTGGCCGTTTAAATGCTCTAGCAGCCGTCCAGGCAGCCTTACCCACCATTTCCGGCCCCGACTACCTCTGTTCCACCAATGCCTTTACCCTACAGAACGCCCCGGCAGGCAGTACGGTAAGCTGGTCGGTCTCACCTACCCACCTGTTCTCAGGCAGCACATCAGGTAACGGTACAAATGCCAGCCTGAGTCCTGCAAGCTGGGGCTCATCCGGACAGGCCACTTTGACTTTTTCCATAGATGGTGGATGTGGAGTCATTGAATCCTCTACCGAATTCTGGGTCGGCAGGGCCGTATCCAGCATAGAAGGTCCCTACGAGATGGCCGTCAATACGGTGGAGAACTACTTTGCCACCGGCAATCCCTATATGGGCATCACGGATTACCAGTGGTCTGTGTTCCCCTCCGGGTATCATTGGATCGGCAATCAGGGTACCAATGGCATCACCCTGTCCTTCAGCACTACAGGGCTGTATTCATTGGAACTGGATGTGGTCAATCCCTGCGGGGCCAGGGGCAGCGAGATAGGTATTTACGTCTATAACCCCTGGGAGCATTTTACCCTTTACCCTAATCCCACATCGGACATCCTCCATATCAGTCTTGACCCGGAAGACCTTGGCAAGGGTGCTGACCAGGACTTTGAGGTCAGCCTCTACGACGGTCAGGGCAGGGAACTCATCCCGGCTAAGCCGGCCCATCAAGAGACCAGCCTGGATCTCAGCCGCATCCCCAAAGGTTTCTACTATGTGCATATCCGCTACAGAGATGCACTGCTTAGAAGGCAGATCAGGGTGGAGAGATAG
- a CDS encoding T9SS type A sorting domain-containing protein, with amino-acid sequence MINDAESFVLGPITVENVSRNIDFDPGFIPGDKIRVLLIEAQNEIEKSNLVISRVGHIVYDFFGVRKTVFEGRSNCYGFDCSSSCLENIVCFPDFNDESRAVALITYTDPLDEFNNIGIHGTGYLINNGFQDKRPLFLSMIHGIAGYMTPDLKLIFHYKSPQCNNSIEGPVAYFVQGAIPLVLDPSNDLRLIELQTNPGTSQIFSTNPVSYLGWSIIDEPITKTYGVHHPKGDVQKYMEGGLAIPIVEPGTSYNVWKYNLNNGFPETNSSGSPTFNQFKRVIGSLRSAEQVLTCSNFQNIDTYSVRISKSWPVLCQFLDPGNEGIVAMNTLIDNPVDKVFSSISGPDYLCSTSSFNLINAPLDLPVAWTVSPTHLFSGSTSGSSSSAPLSPSGSTASGQATITFAIDTDCGEVEVQQSFWVGKARADIIGPYDMPTNTVEAYYAEGFFPYTGMLHLMGITDYQWSVYPSGYDWIYGQGMPGITLTISFPGFYSLGLDVTNPCGVMGTEMPVHVYNPWEHFTLYPNPTSDILQISMDLETRGRGGDQDFEVSLYDGQGRELIPAKLAHQQTSLDLSRIPKGFYYVHIRYRDALLRRQIRVER; translated from the coding sequence GTGATAAATGATGCCGAATCTTTTGTACTTGGTCCTATCACTGTTGAGAATGTTTCTAGAAATATTGATTTTGACCCAGGATTTATTCCTGGGGATAAAATAAGGGTTTTATTGATTGAAGCACAAAATGAAATTGAAAAAAGTAATTTGGTTATTTCACGAGTTGGACATATAGTGTATGATTTTTTTGGTGTAAGAAAAACAGTATTTGAAGGGAGGTCAAATTGTTATGGTTTTGATTGTTCTTCCTCATGTTTAGAAAATATTGTTTGTTTTCCAGATTTTAATGATGAGTCGAGAGCTGTAGCATTAATTACCTACACGGATCCCTTAGACGAATTTAACAATATAGGGATTCACGGAACTGGCTATTTAATTAATAACGGTTTTCAGGATAAAAGACCCTTATTTCTTAGTATGATTCATGGAATTGCAGGATATATGACACCTGATCTCAAATTGATTTTTCACTATAAGAGTCCTCAATGTAATAATTCAATCGAAGGACCCGTGGCTTATTTCGTACAAGGTGCAATACCACTTGTACTAGACCCTTCAAATGATCTTCGATTAATCGAGCTGCAAACTAATCCAGGGACTAGTCAAATATTTTCAACTAATCCTGTATCATATTTAGGATGGAGTATTATTGATGAACCGATTACAAAAACATACGGAGTGCATCATCCCAAAGGAGATGTTCAAAAATACATGGAAGGAGGTTTGGCAATTCCAATAGTAGAGCCTGGGACATCATATAATGTCTGGAAATATAATTTAAATAACGGCTTCCCGGAAACCAACAGCTCTGGTAGTCCTACATTTAATCAATTTAAAAGAGTAATAGGTTCCTTAAGAAGTGCGGAACAAGTACTAACCTGTTCAAATTTTCAAAACATTGACACTTATTCTGTAAGGATTAGCAAATCCTGGCCTGTCCTTTGTCAATTTTTAGATCCAGGAAATGAAGGGATTGTCGCGATGAATACCTTGATTGACAATCCTGTTGATAAGGTTTTTTCATCAATCTCAGGTCCAGATTATTTATGTTCGACTTCTTCTTTTAATCTAATAAATGCACCTTTAGACCTTCCCGTTGCTTGGACAGTCTCCCCAACCCATCTGTTCTCTGGCAGTACATCCGGCAGTAGCAGTTCTGCACCCCTCAGTCCTTCCGGTTCCACTGCCTCGGGACAGGCGACCATAACCTTTGCGATAGATACAGATTGCGGGGAAGTGGAGGTGCAGCAATCTTTCTGGGTGGGCAAGGCACGCGCGGATATCATAGGCCCTTACGATATGCCAACCAATACCGTGGAGGCCTATTATGCGGAAGGGTTTTTTCCCTATACAGGCATGTTGCACCTTATGGGCATCACGGATTACCAATGGTCGGTCTATCCTTCGGGATACGATTGGATCTATGGGCAGGGGATGCCCGGCATCACACTCACCATCAGCTTCCCCGGGTTTTACTCCCTCGGATTGGATGTCACCAATCCCTGTGGGGTGATGGGCACGGAAATGCCTGTCCATGTCTATAACCCCTGGGAGCATTTTACCCTTTACCCCAATCCCACATCGGACATCCTCCAAATCAGTATGGACTTGGAGACCCGTGGCAGGGGTGGTGACCAGGACTTTGAGGTCAGTCTCTACGACGGTCAGGGCAGGGAACTTATCCCTGCAAAGCTGGCCCATCAGCAGACCAGCCTGGACCTAAGCCGCATCCCCAAGGGCTTCTACTATGTCCATATCCGCTACAGAGATGCACTGCTTAGAAGGCAGATCAGGGTGGAGAGATAG
- a CDS encoding S8 family serine peptidase — MKNIFSFILTYLVIFSLYGQHYYYYNGEKQPLELMESKKYVLVDKNIDQKGFSELLQIKSDQIDEFQSSYLTQYLQSRPNINREIHWAVISDPRKPNLLKQLTNYYVGPYFKAESGKEVGLTHLLYVKLNSQEDIEVLDSIARVHHVEILGNDRFMPLWYLLACSGKSDRNALEIANYFFETGLFKSVQPDFLEDNIFACVNDLQFNTQWSLLNTGQNGGTAGADINICPAWEITTGCEDIIVAILDQGLQPHEDLNNILPLSFNTEAGIPPYGNHGMRVGGIIGAETNNSYGIAGVSPDSPIMDIANSLMGVPGSRIARADGINWAWQNEASIINNSWGSSVQYEVIDDAIENAVINGRNGLGSIIVFATGNDFDNSIAYPSTNPNVIAVGATNRNDQRASFSNYGTGIDVVAPGVDIRTTTLDDGYATVSGTSFAAPHVSGIAAMILSVNPGLTQQEVRNIIESTADKVGGYTYTLSAGQNPNLTWNSEMGYGRVNALAAVQAALPTISGPDYLCSTNTFTLQNVPVGSTVSWSVSPTHLFSGSTSGNGANASLSPASWGTSGQATVTFSIEGDCGTVDSSTKFWVGRAISYIEGPYEMAVNTVENYFATGNPYMGITDYQWSLFPSGYHWIGNQGTNAITLSFSATGLYSLELDVVNPCGARGSEIGIYVYNPWEHFTLYPNPTSDILHISMDLETRGRDVDLDFEVSLFDGQGRELIPAKQAHQEASLDLSRIPKGFYYVHIRYRDALLRRQIRVER, encoded by the coding sequence ATGAAAAATATATTTTCATTCATTTTGACGTATTTGGTAATTTTTTCCCTATATGGTCAGCACTATTATTACTACAATGGGGAAAAGCAACCATTGGAGTTGATGGAAAGTAAGAAATACGTTCTTGTCGATAAGAATATTGACCAAAAGGGGTTTTCAGAACTTCTGCAAATAAAAAGTGACCAAATAGATGAATTCCAAAGTTCTTACCTTACCCAATATTTGCAAAGTAGACCCAATATTAACAGGGAAATTCATTGGGCTGTAATTTCTGACCCGAGAAAGCCGAATCTCCTTAAACAGTTGACCAACTATTACGTAGGACCATACTTTAAAGCAGAAAGTGGCAAAGAGGTCGGATTAACCCATTTGCTATATGTAAAGCTTAATAGTCAGGAAGATATTGAAGTATTGGACTCGATAGCTAGAGTACATCATGTAGAGATTTTGGGCAATGATCGGTTTATGCCTTTATGGTATCTTTTGGCATGTTCAGGTAAATCAGACAGAAATGCATTGGAAATAGCCAATTATTTCTTTGAAACAGGACTATTTAAATCTGTTCAGCCCGATTTTTTGGAGGACAATATTTTTGCTTGCGTAAATGACCTCCAATTCAATACCCAATGGTCATTGTTAAATACCGGGCAGAATGGAGGAACAGCAGGAGCAGATATAAATATATGTCCTGCATGGGAAATTACTACTGGTTGCGAAGACATAATTGTTGCAATATTGGACCAAGGACTTCAACCGCACGAAGATTTGAACAACATCCTGCCCTTAAGTTTTAATACAGAGGCTGGAATTCCCCCTTATGGAAATCATGGCATGAGAGTAGGTGGAATTATTGGAGCGGAAACAAACAATTCCTATGGTATTGCAGGTGTAAGCCCAGATAGTCCTATAATGGATATAGCTAACAGTTTGATGGGAGTTCCAGGTTCAAGGATTGCACGTGCAGACGGAATTAACTGGGCTTGGCAAAATGAAGCAAGTATAATAAATAATTCTTGGGGCTCAAGTGTTCAATATGAAGTTATTGATGATGCTATTGAAAATGCAGTCATCAATGGTAGAAATGGATTAGGATCAATCATTGTTTTTGCAACTGGTAATGATTTTGACAACTCTATTGCTTACCCTTCAACAAATCCTAATGTAATTGCAGTCGGTGCTACAAATAGAAACGACCAAAGGGCTTCATTTTCAAACTATGGTACAGGTATTGATGTGGTAGCCCCTGGGGTAGATATCAGGACTACAACATTGGATGATGGCTATGCGACTGTTTCCGGTACATCCTTTGCTGCACCTCATGTATCCGGAATCGCAGCTATGATACTTTCCGTCAATCCCGGCCTAACTCAACAAGAGGTCAGAAATATAATAGAGAGTACAGCTGATAAAGTAGGTGGATATACCTATACATTAAGTGCTGGACAAAACCCTAACCTAACTTGGAACAGCGAAATGGGCTATGGCCGTGTAAATGCTCTAGCAGCCGTCCAGGCAGCCTTACCCACCATTTCCGGTCCCGACTACCTTTGTTCCACCAATACCTTTACCCTACAGAATGTCCCAGTGGGCAGTACGGTAAGCTGGTCGGTCTCACCCACCCACCTGTTCTCAGGCAGCACATCGGGTAACGGGGCAAACGCCAGCCTGAGTCCTGCAAGCTGGGGCACATCCGGACAGGCCACTGTGACCTTTTCTATTGAGGGTGATTGTGGAACCGTTGATTCCTCTACCAAATTCTGGGTCGGCAGGGCCATATCCTATATAGAAGGTCCCTACGAGATGGCCGTTAATACGGTGGAGAACTACTTTGCCACCGGCAATCCCTATATGGGCATCACGGATTATCAGTGGTCTTTATTCCCCTCCGGGTATCATTGGATCGGCAATCAGGGTACCAATGCCATCACCCTGTCCTTCAGCGCGACAGGGCTGTATTCATTGGAACTGGATGTGGTCAATCCCTGTGGTGCCAGGGGCAGCGAGATAGGTATCTACGTCTATAACCCTTGGGAGCATTTTACCCTTTACCCCAATCCCACATCGGATATCCTTCATATCAGTATGGACTTGGAGACCCGTGGCAGGGATGTTGACCTGGACTTTGAGGTCAGTCTCTTCGACGGTCAGGGCAGGGAACTCATCCCGGCTAAGCAGGCCCATCAAGAGGCCAGCCTGGATCTCAGCCGCATCCCCAAGGGCTTCTACTATGTCCATATCCGCTACAGAGATGCATTGCTTAGAAGACAGATCAGGGTGGAAAGGTAG
- a CDS encoding META domain-containing protein, translating to MMKNGGLNFGKFSCLMLLISGMTLFGSCQDLEQAKEIFLSLSDIENLPESDTFPLVGTRWRLLGFGEEGSERIRIAEPSETDSQLWLEFFEDGTIEGRSSNNLLSGKFHNFSNNQFELLEFYVLSYALESGDGFYMTSSLKNADMGKVESKGLKIFYSENDRRHYMLFRHRHRR from the coding sequence ATGATGAAGAACGGAGGATTAAATTTCGGGAAATTCAGCTGTTTGATGCTCTTAATCAGTGGGATGACCCTGTTCGGTTCATGTCAGGACTTGGAACAGGCAAAGGAAATATTTTTGTCCTTATCTGACATTGAGAATCTTCCTGAAAGCGACACCTTTCCCCTAGTGGGCACCAGATGGAGGCTTCTAGGTTTTGGGGAAGAAGGGAGTGAAAGGATCAGGATAGCTGAACCAAGTGAAACGGATTCGCAGCTATGGTTGGAGTTTTTTGAAGATGGAACCATAGAAGGGCGTTCATCTAATAATTTATTGTCTGGAAAGTTTCATAATTTCTCTAATAATCAGTTTGAATTATTAGAGTTTTATGTTTTAAGTTATGCCTTAGAGTCAGGCGATGGCTTTTACATGACCAGTAGTCTTAAGAATGCGGACATGGGAAAGGTTGAATCCAAAGGATTAAAGATTTTTTATTCTGAAAACGATCGGAGACATTATATGCTGTTCAGACACAGACATCGGCGGTGA